In Balaenoptera ricei isolate mBalRic1 chromosome 7, mBalRic1.hap2, whole genome shotgun sequence, a single window of DNA contains:
- the SSB gene encoding lupus La protein isoform X2 encodes MVIMKKWLLWRPKSVIKSRLNRLTTDFNVIVEALSKSKAELMEISEDKTKIRRSPSKPLPEVTDEYKNDVKNRSVYIKGFPIDATLDDIKEWLEDKGQVLNIQMRRTLHKAFKGSIFAVFDTIESAKKFVETPGQKYKDTDLLILFKEDYFAKKNEERKQNKIEAKLRAKQEQEEKQKLAENAEMKSLEEKIGCLLKFSGDLDDQTCREDLHILFSNHGEIKWIDFVRGAKEGIILFKEKAKEALDKAKDANNGNLQLRNKEVTWEVLEGDVEKEALKKIIEDQQESLNKWKSKGRRFKGKGKGNKATQIGSAKGKVQFQGKKTKFDSDDEHDENGASRPVKRAREETDKEEEPASKQQKTENGAGDQ; translated from the exons atggtGATAATGAAAAAATGGCTGCTCTGGAGGCCAAAATCTGTCATCAAATCGAG gTTAAACCGTCTAACAACAGACTTTAACGTAATAGTAGAAGCATTGAGCAAATCAAAGGCGGAACTCATGGAAATAAGTGAagataaaactaaaattagaagatCTCCAAGCAAACCCCTCCCTGAAGTGACTGATGAGtataaaaatgatgtaaaaaacAGATCTGTTTATATT AAAGGCTTCCCAATTGATGCAACCCTTGATGACATAAAAGAATGGTTGGAAGATAAAGGTCAGGTACTAAATATTCAGATGAGAAGAACATTGCACAAAGCATTTAAG GGATCAATATTTGCTGTATTTGATACCATTGAATCTGCTAAGAAGTTTGTCGAGACCCCTGGCCAGAAGTacaaagacacagacctgctaATACTTTTCAA GGAAGAttactttgcaaaaaaaaatgaagaaagaaagcaaaataaaatcgaAGCTAAATTACGAGCTAAACA AgagcaagaagaaaaacaaaagttagcAGAAAATGCTGAAATG aaatctCTAGAAGAAAAGATTGGCTGCTTGCTGAAATTCTCGGGGGACTTAGATGATCAGACGTGTAGAGAAGATTTGCATATCCTTTTCTCAAATCATGGTGAAATAAAATGGATAGACTTTGTCAGAGGAGCCAAAGAG GGAATAATTCTGTTTAAAGAAAAAGCTAAGGAAGCACTAGATAAAGCAAAAGACGCAAATAATGGTAACTTACAATTAAGGAACAAAGAGGTCACCTGGGAAGTACTAGAAGGAGATGTGGAAAAAGaagcattgaaaaaaataatagaagatcAACAAGAATCCCTAaacaaatggaagtcaaaag GTCGCAgatttaaaggaaaaggaaagggaaataaagcTACCCAGATTGGGTCTGCTAAAGGAAAAGTACAGTTTCAGGGCAAGAAAACTAAATTTGATAGTGATGATGAACATGATGAAAATGGTGCATCTA GACCAGTaaaaagagcaagagaagaaacagacaaagaagAAGAACCTGcatcaaaacaacagaaaacagaaaatggtgCTGGAGACCAGTaa
- the SSB gene encoding lupus La protein isoform X1 gives MAENGDNEKMAALEAKICHQIEYYFGDFNLPRDKFLKEQIKLDEGWVPLEIMIKFNRLNRLTTDFNVIVEALSKSKAELMEISEDKTKIRRSPSKPLPEVTDEYKNDVKNRSVYIKGFPIDATLDDIKEWLEDKGQVLNIQMRRTLHKAFKGSIFAVFDTIESAKKFVETPGQKYKDTDLLILFKEDYFAKKNEERKQNKIEAKLRAKQEQEEKQKLAENAEMKSLEEKIGCLLKFSGDLDDQTCREDLHILFSNHGEIKWIDFVRGAKEGIILFKEKAKEALDKAKDANNGNLQLRNKEVTWEVLEGDVEKEALKKIIEDQQESLNKWKSKGRRFKGKGKGNKATQIGSAKGKVQFQGKKTKFDSDDEHDENGASRPVKRAREETDKEEEPASKQQKTENGAGDQ, from the exons atggcagaaaatggtGATAATGAAAAAATGGCTGCTCTGGAGGCCAAAATCTGTCATCAAATCGAG TATTATTTTGGTGACTTCAATTTGCCACGCgacaaatttttaaaggaacagaTCAAACTGGATGAAGGCTGGGTACCTTTGGAGATAATGATAAAATTTAATAG gTTAAACCGTCTAACAACAGACTTTAACGTAATAGTAGAAGCATTGAGCAAATCAAAGGCGGAACTCATGGAAATAAGTGAagataaaactaaaattagaagatCTCCAAGCAAACCCCTCCCTGAAGTGACTGATGAGtataaaaatgatgtaaaaaacAGATCTGTTTATATT AAAGGCTTCCCAATTGATGCAACCCTTGATGACATAAAAGAATGGTTGGAAGATAAAGGTCAGGTACTAAATATTCAGATGAGAAGAACATTGCACAAAGCATTTAAG GGATCAATATTTGCTGTATTTGATACCATTGAATCTGCTAAGAAGTTTGTCGAGACCCCTGGCCAGAAGTacaaagacacagacctgctaATACTTTTCAA GGAAGAttactttgcaaaaaaaaatgaagaaagaaagcaaaataaaatcgaAGCTAAATTACGAGCTAAACA AgagcaagaagaaaaacaaaagttagcAGAAAATGCTGAAATG aaatctCTAGAAGAAAAGATTGGCTGCTTGCTGAAATTCTCGGGGGACTTAGATGATCAGACGTGTAGAGAAGATTTGCATATCCTTTTCTCAAATCATGGTGAAATAAAATGGATAGACTTTGTCAGAGGAGCCAAAGAG GGAATAATTCTGTTTAAAGAAAAAGCTAAGGAAGCACTAGATAAAGCAAAAGACGCAAATAATGGTAACTTACAATTAAGGAACAAAGAGGTCACCTGGGAAGTACTAGAAGGAGATGTGGAAAAAGaagcattgaaaaaaataatagaagatcAACAAGAATCCCTAaacaaatggaagtcaaaag GTCGCAgatttaaaggaaaaggaaagggaaataaagcTACCCAGATTGGGTCTGCTAAAGGAAAAGTACAGTTTCAGGGCAAGAAAACTAAATTTGATAGTGATGATGAACATGATGAAAATGGTGCATCTA GACCAGTaaaaagagcaagagaagaaacagacaaagaagAAGAACCTGcatcaaaacaacagaaaacagaaaatggtgCTGGAGACCAGTaa